The genomic segment TCGGCGTCTGTCAGCAGGTGAGGCGAGTCCATGCCGGAATACGCCGTAACCCGACCACCCGGCACCTCTATCTGCCAGCGATGTGCAAAAACAGAGGCCTCATAAATGCCCCCTAGCGGCACCACCCGCAAAAAACCGTCTGGCGTAATGGACTCCACCATCAGCCCGACCTCGTCCATGTGTGCCATCAGCAGCACTCGCGGACCAGTCTCTGATGCCGCTTCACCAATGACATTGCCCATGCCATCCACATGCACTTTAGGCAGCGTTTTCTGCCAGCGCGCCCGCACGGCTTCACGTACGGGCTTTTCAAAACCGCTGGCACCGGGCAGTAAGGTTAACTGTTGCAGAAAATCAAGATTTGAAGCTGCAAACGCGGAACACGTACAGCAAAAAAGCACAAAAAGACGCATCAAACGCATGAACGACTCCATAATTGTCCAGGGCATGTCCTTACCGATTGTAAATATCCCAGTTTTTATCGGCATACTCACTCCACTCCCGCATGTCGAGCACTGAGCCCTCATGCGCCATAAAATCGGCCCGGGTTGCAGGAATGTTGTAGTAATAAATGTTGCTTTTATCCAGTGCCAGCGTATGTTGATGGTTTGTGCTGCTGATGCGCGCTGTGGCCATATCATGGGTACGGACATAGGTGCGCATCGCACGCAGGTAGCGACCGGCAAATTCAGCGCGGTCAAAAAGCTCGATTTCCACACGGTCGGCGATACCCGCGAGCTGCACAAAAGCCTTATCTCGCTCTTCTATGACAAGATGGCGGCTTCTCACCCAGTAAAGACCAAACATGCCCTCACCATCAACCTTCAGGCGCGCAAGACCAACCACGCCGTTCATCTGGACCCGGGACTTACCGTGCAGAATGGCGTGCAGATAGATGCTGGTAGCGCCATCAATCGATACATACCCGCCACCACCCACTTCCAGTACGCGCAGGTTCATCCGTCCTTTCAACGTGGTACGCCCGGGGTTGGCGATATGCAGCTCAAGGCCGTTGGAATGCACAGCGTCTCCCGTAATACTGCCAACACCGGTATAGTCAAAAACATTAAGCGTATTAGCACGAATTTCAACAGAAACCGGTCCAAGACGAGGATACCCTCCCTGCAGACTCACGCTGAGAACCCCGTTTTGCACCTGGGTTACTACGGCAGAAATATCTCTGACATCTCCATGCAGGATGACCGAGGGTTTAGAAAAACCGGTACGCAGACGCACATTCAGACGGCCATTCACCTGGACGCGCGTAAACTGTGGCATGGGACGGGTTTGCGTAGCCTGTACGGCAGTCTGCGGCAAGGCCTGTGCCTCAGAGGCATGACGCTTTGGCGTACACCCCGCGGCAAGCAGCAGCATTCCGCCAAGACAAAGCATCAGTATAGTTTGCGCAAAAGCATTTGCGAAACGCACGGCTTTCTCCACAAAAGGCCCCACCATCATTCTTTTTTCCTTACCTTAGAGGATGTTACGTGTCTGTGCAAGAGGTGCCGGGGCGAAAGCCGAAATTCGAAATCGGGAGGGGCAGGTTGAGGGACGCTTGAAAGGCGGCGCTTCCTGCACCATTTCCGACAGGGATTTTGAGGAGGAGGTATCCATCGGCAGGCTCAGCCAGACATCAACAAGCACACCACTGGTACAGCCGATAAACACCCGGGAGCGGTAGGCCTTGCCAAAACTTGCATCAACTGCATCCGCAAAATCGGCAGCCTTCACGGTACGCCCACGATTTTGCCGCAAAAATACCCCTATTGGCGTGGCATCAACCGCCTCGGCAAAGTGAGCGGCACGGGTGAAGTAATCGTTGACATTACTGTCCTGACAGCTGCCGTGCTTGTACCACTCGTGTCGCTCAAGACAGGTTCCGGCGCTAAAGGACGGCATGTTGACTGACAGGAGTTGTGCCGTAGCATCATTCAGTGGAAGACGCGCGTAATCGCAGTGATGCGTCTGCATGTCAGCGCCGCAAAAGGTATAATCGATGCCGCAGGCTTCCTGATTGGGCCAGAGTCCATGCAGCACAAGATGGTTTGCCGCATGCCCACGCGCACTTAACTCGAGGCATTCCTTTTTACCGGCGCCATGTCCATAGGTTTCGCAAAACCCTGGCTGCCAGCTCAATGCAAGCACGTAGGCATCTGCCATGCCGGGGCGTAAATCACATCGGTCTGAAGGAGGAGTCAAATCCTGCGCGCAAGCGCGCAGCGACACGGCTAACAGAAAAACCACGGGTACACGCCACATGGAACCCCCGGCGGGCAGGTTTACAGCCATGGTTCATGATACCTAAAGGGATAAGGCCCTGTCCATCTCATGATGCAGCAGCACAATACACTGGGAAGCAAAGAGCATGCGTCGGCCAAGAGACAGACGGGTAGCACCTTGCCGAAGCACTCCCTTAATGCTGTTTTTCGGCATTTCGAGGTGATCGCTTAAGACAAATACCGGATTTTGAGGCCACGCCTGCAGGCGTGCATCTTCGCCTTTTGGTGAGAGCACAAACACGGGACGCTCAGCAAGCTCCATGCGAAAAAGGCGCTCAAAGCCAAATCCCATAACCTTCACCCCGGGCGCTGCCTCGCGCACGCTTTCATGCGGCATGTTTATGCCCATGCGCAGGGCCTGCTCGAGGAGTGCATATACGGCCTCTTCATGAAAACCAGCCAGCGAAAGACCATTTTGTGCGCTGAAATGCACCGTTCGCGGGAAGTCCGGCGCAGAATCGAGCACCACGTACACCTCAACGTCGTCACGAAAGCCGCAGGAATAGAAAAACGCGTTCAACACACAGTGCGCAACCACTTCAAGATGTCCACGCGCACCCACCTGCAGACGAATACGTTCAGGATGGGTCGTTCCCTGGCGGGAACGGATAACAAAGGTTCGCAAACCAAACTCCACTCACCCGTAAAATGCGAATCCTCGCATAAAGGGCTTTTGTCAGCAATCATCTCAGGCTATCCTGACAGAAAAAATCGGAGCTTTTATGACCATTCGCTGTGTTCAATTCGTGCTTTTTTGCGCGGGCCTGCTGCTGTCAGCCACAACCCCTGCCGCGAACGCGGCCTCGGTCGAATCCCTTGTTGCCAAAACCGGTGCCGATGGCACGGTAAGCGTTAACTTTACGCTCAAAGATGACAGTGGCAAGGGGATTGGGCCTGATGCGCTCGACACGGTGCACGAGAAAAAAATGCACCTGATGACGATTGACTCCTCGCTCACCGACTATCAGCACCTGCACCCGACTTCTACTGATGGAAAAGGGCGGTATCAGTTTTCATGGAGGCCGCGTCTTCCGAGTCACACCTATCGCTACTGGCTGGAAGTAACTCCCTCTTCCACCCATCAGACCATAAACCGTACCGGGATTTTACAGCGTGGCACCGTTAAGGCGCCACCCGCGTTCAGTCAGTCTGAAATGCACAGTGTGGTTGATGGCTTGCGCTATCGTCTGAGTTTTGACAGCGCCGAATTGCAGCCGGGTAAAATGGTGGTCGGTAAAATCCGTATTACGACACTCGAAGGTAAGCCCGTGCGCAAACTGGAGCCAATTATGGGCGCCTACGCGCATCTTGCCGGATTTAATGATAATTTCCGCGATATGGTACACCTGCACCCAATGGGCGAAGAACCTCAAACCCGCAATTCACGCGGCGGACCGGAGCTGGTTTTCCATTTTCAGCCAGAAAAACCAGGCATTGTTCGTCTGTTTGCACAGGTTAAAATTGATGGTGCGGAACTTATTGTACCGTTCACGCTGATAGTAGAGCAGAAAAAGGCTTTAGCCTGAGTGAATATGGCCTCACTGTAGATCTCGGCCCAGCATGATAAAGACTTATTAAATACAAAGATTTATTTGAAAATGGCGCCGTAGCCTGCGCTGATAAGCGCGGGACAGGACGCTCGTAATAAACGTCCGGCCAACGGCGATACCCGATGCCGGGCTTCGCTGTGCTCAACCCAGCCTACCGCACAATTGTAAATAATAAGCACAATGCGGTAGCCTGCGCTGATAAGCGCGGGACAGGATGCTCGTAATAAACATCCGGCCAACGGCGATACCCGATGCCGGGCTTCGCGGCACTCAACCAAGCCTACCGCACAATTGTAAATAATAAGCACAATGCGGTAGCCTGCGCTGATAAGCGCGGGACAGGATGCTCGTAATAAACATCCGGCCAACGGCGATACCCGATGCCGGGCTTCGCGGCACTCAACCAAGCCTACCGCACAATTGTAAATAATAAGCACAATGCGGTAGCCTGCGCTGATAAGCGCGGGACAGGATGCTCGTAATAAACATCCGGCCAACGGCGATACCCGATGCCGGACTTCGCCGCACTCAGCCTAGACTACGAAATATTTATTAAATACAATGAGTTACTTGAAACATGCACCATAGCCTGGGCTGATAAGCCCAGGGATGGATGCAGGAGAAAAGAACAGGTCTTAGAGCCAATACACAAAAATAAACAGGAAGAGCCATACCACGTCTACAAAGTGCCAGTACCAGGCAACGGCTTCGAACGCAAAATGGCGCTCGGGCGTAAAATGCCCCTTGAGGCAGCGCAAAAGAATAACGATTAGCATGATGGTACCAATCGTAACGTGCAGGCCGTGGAAACCGGTCAACATGAAGAACGTTGTGCCATAAATACCTGCGTTAAGGGTTAAATCCATCTCAGTGTATGCTTCATGGTATTCATACGCCTGCAGAGTAAGGAAGAGCACGCCGAGTGCTATGGTCAGCAACATGCCAACAGCAAGTTGATGGCGCTTTTTCATCTTTAATGCCCAGTGAGCCCAGGTAATGGTAACGCCTGATGTCAGAAGGATAAGGGTGTTAATGGCAGCAAGACCCCAGGCCCCCATCGCCTCTTCGGCACCAACAAAAAGCTGGTTGTTCGGGTTATTCAGCAACGGCCAGGTGGCTTTGAAATCTGACCAGAGTGTGTAATGGGTCATTGGGTGCATTTCGCCGCCGAGCAACGGAATGGTCCAGAAACGTGTGTAAAAAAGCGCGCCGAAAAATGCTCCGAAAAAGCACACTTCTGAAAAAATAAACCAGCACATGGCCCAACGGAATGAGCGATCGACCTGGAGGTCATACATGCCCTTTTCATTTTCATAAATCACCTGGCCAAACCAGCCGAACATCATGAAAATTAGAACGCCTAGTCCCAATGCAAACACATACGGGCCATACCAGTCATGGTGCAGCCACGAAGCCGCCCCAACCAGCGTGGTCAGGAGCCCAATGGACCCGACCAGCGGCCAGTGGCTGGGGTTGGGAACATAATAGGTGCCGTGTTCAGCCATGGTTCTATCTTCTCCGTTTTTGGCAACATGCTGCCTTTGGTATTACTTGCGGTGAGTGACATCAAACAATGTGTAAGATAACGTCACCGTACGAATATTTTCTGGTAATTCAGGGTCAAGGTGAAACAGCAGCGGCATGTGCATGGCTTCGTGGCCGTTTAATGTCTGCTGCGTAAAACAAAAACACTCCGTTTTCTTCAAATACTTTGCCGCGAGAGCCGGCGTCACATTTGGCACGGCCTGCACCACCATGCTGTGGTCGGTGCGATTTTCCGCGTAAAATGACAGCCTCGCTACTTCACCGGGATGAACGCTAATTTTCCGGGTTTCCGGATAAAAGGTCCACTGCACGCCCTCGTTATTGGTTGCTACAAATTCAACAGTAACCTGACGTTTGGCATCCATTTTAACGGAGTGAGCAGCCTCCAGCGCCACCTGTTGCCCGGTTTTTCCGTTGATGCCAAGCGTCTTGCAAAGCGTATTGTAGATAGGCACCAGTGCGAAGCCAAACCCGAACATGCCAATCACAAGAACTGCGAGCTTCAACAGCAGGCGGCCATGGCGCGCACCGGGCTGCATGCTCAATGCACCTCCGGCGGAGTAGTGAAGCTGTGGTATGGCGGTGGTGAAGACAGCGTCCACTCAAGACCGTGCGCACCTTCCCACACCTGGGCATCCACCTTTTTACCGCCACGAACTGTACGAATGACGTTGTAGAGGAAAATCAGCTGCGAGAATCCAAAGATGAAGGCACCAACAGTCGCAATCATGTTGAAATTGGTAAATTGCAGCGCATAATCTGGAATACGTCGCGGCATGCCGGCAAGCCCCAGAAAATGCATTGGGAAAAAAGTAATGTTAACGGAAATCACCGAAAGCCAAAAATGCCACTTCCCAAGCGTCTCACTGTACATGTGCCCTGTCCATTTTGGCAGCCAGAAGTAGGTTGCAGACATCAGTGAGAAAATTACGCCAGGCACCAGTACATAGTGGAAATGCCCCACGACAAAATACGTATCCTGGTATTGATAATCTGCAGGCACGAGAGAAAGCATCAGCCCGGTGAAACCACCAATCGTGAACAAAAACACAAAGGCGATGGCAAAAAGCATCGGCGTTTCGAACGTCATGGCGCCTCGGAACATGGTGCTGACCCAGTTAAAGACTTTCACGCCCGTAGGCACAGAAATCAGCATGGTGGCGTACATGAAAAATAGCTCTGCCCCCAGCGGCACGCCGGTAGTAAACATGTGGTGCACCCACACAATAAACGACAGTATGGCAATCGCCGCCGTCGCATACACCATAAAGTGGTACCCAAAGAGGCGCTTGCGGCTAAACGCCGGAATCACTTCGGAAATCACCCCGAATGCCGGCAGCACGAGCACATACACTTCCGGGTGCCCAAAGAACCAGAACACGTGCTGGAAGAGAATCGGGTCCCCGCCTCCGGCCGCACTGAAAAAGCTGGTACCAAAATGACGGTCGGCAAGCATCATGGTGACAGCACCCGCAAGTACCGGCATGATGGCAATCAGGAGAAATGCGGTAATGAGCCACGTCCAGACAAACATCGGCATTTTCATAAGGGTCATGCCAGGGGCCCGCATGTTTAGAATGGTCGCGATGATGTTAATGGAACCCATGATGGATGAAATTCCCATCATGTGTACGGCGAAAATCATGAAATCCGTACTTGGAGGCGCATATTTCGTGGACAGGGGCGCGTACATCGTCCAGCCGAAGTTTGGACCGCCGCCGCTGTGAAACATGGTAGAGCCAAGCAGCGCAAAGGCGAAGGGAAGCAGCCAGAAACTCCAGTTGTTAAGACGCGGCAGCGCCATGTCTGGCGCGCCAATCATCATGGGTATCTGCCAGTTGGCCATACCGGTAAAGGCCGGCATCACTACACCAAACAGCATGATGAGGCCATGCATGGTGGTCATCTGGTTGAAAAAATTCGGATCGACAAAGCGGTGTCCCGGCTGAAAGAGTTCGGCACGAATCACAAGCGCCATCGCACCTGCTATAAAGAAACTCGCCATCGCAAGCCACAGATACAGCGTACCAATGTCTTTATGGTTCGTGGTAAAAAGCCAGCGCTTTGCAAAACCGAAAAAGCCCTTACCCTGTTCGGGGCCATGGTGCGCATCCGTGTGATGCGCGTCTGTGTGGTGTATTGCCTCGCTCATCGCAAACCTCCGGCTTTTGCCTTATTAACCACGGTTGGCGCAACCGTATTTTCCTGACGTACTCTGGCAACGTCAGCCGCCTGTATGGTGTCGTCTGTGTTGTTGCCCCACGCATTACGCTCATATGTCGCAATGGCCGCAACTTCCTCATCGGTCAGCAGGTCGCGGTAGGGCTGCATGGCAGAGCCAGCTATGCCGTTTAAGATCATTTCAATGTGCCGTGATATCGGCTTTCCGACCGCAACTGAGCTGCCCTTAAGCGGGGGATACAGTGGCGGAAGGCCGGTTCCATCTGCCTTATGGCAGGCAGCACAAAGCTGGTTATACTTATCGCGGCCAAGATTAATGAGCTCTGCTCGCGAAAGTGTCTTTTGCGCTTCAGGCTCTTTTTCAACAGCCGCATAACGGTCTTCGACCTGCGTCTGGGCACTGACCCATGTTTCAAAGTCTTTTTCGCTGACAGCCTGCACAACAATTGGCATAAAACCGTGATTAATTCCGCAAAGCTCCGCGCACTGACCGCGATAAACGCCGGGTTTATCAATAACGGCCCATGCTTCATACATAAAGCCCGGGATTGCATCGCGCTTAACCCCAAGTTCCGGCACCCACCAGGAGTGAATAACATCGGTAGACGTTACCAGAAAACGAATTTTACGATGTACCGGCAGTACGAGTGGCTTGTCCACTTCAAGCAGGTACCACTCCCCCTTATCCTGTCGGTTTTGAATCTGATCATAGGGTGTTGAAAGGTTGCTAAAAAACTGAATGCCTTGATCAAGGTACTGGTATTGCCATTTCCACTGGGAGCCGACTACCTTGATGGTGACATCAGAATCAGCATTGTCTTCCATGCGGATAAGAATTTTGGTCGCGGGCACTGCAAGCGCCACCAGAATCAGAAAAGGAATCACCGCCCAGAAGATTTCAAGACGCGGATTATCATGAAACTTTGCGGGCGTATAGCCACGGGATTTACGGTGATGTATCAGGGAATAAATCATCACACCAAAAACGATGATACCAATCACTGCACACACGGCCATGGCTATCATGTGCAAATCGTACATGTCCCGGCTGATGGGAGTGACCCCTTTATACATGTTGAGCTGCCAGGTGTCTGCCTGCGCATACACCGCGTGGGTACCGAAAAGACCCATAAACCACGCGCTTAAACGTGCACCGTTAAACCAGTTTTGCATCCCCATTCCTCACCCCGGCTGCCGGTTAAACACCAACAGCTGTTAATGTATGTTTTCCAGTGTGTGTAAAGCCGCCTGTAACGCTTCAGCATGGTTCGCTGAACAACGATACCGGGTGCTTGCTGAGAGGTTCTCAGCCCGCACCCAATTCGGTTCCTTTACCAGAGACTGAAATTACCCTCGGTCTTGGACTGACTCACCATGTATTTGATGGCTTCAATTACTTCTCCGGTGGTGCAATGCACACAGCCTCCATTTTTAGGATGCTTCTCACCGTTAATGGTTTTCTCGATAAGCACATCCATATTCTGCTGAATCAAGGGTTTCCACGCTTCTCTGTCTCCGACTTTCGGCGCGCCGAGTTTGCCGTCCTTGTGACAGGCGCTGCAGTCCTCTTCATAAATGGCCTTACCACTGACAGGAAACTTCTCGCTGCCGCCAGCTTTAAGGTCGCGCCACTCTGAACGCGTCAGCGACTTGTTCAACAGATAGTCTACTGCTGAGATAATGTCATTATCGGAGCAGGTCACACACGCTCCCTTCACCGGCATACTGTTATAGCCCGCGATGGTATGACGGTAGAGTCCATTCAAGCCATTGTTTTTAAGGCGCATAAACCAGTTGGCCGTATCGCCGATACGTGGCGCTGCCATAACGCCTTCCTGGTGGCACACTACGCAGGCATTCAAATACACCTGTTTGCCACGCTTGAGCGATGGCGGCTGTTCTGAGGGCGTAACACCAAGTGTTTCAGTGCTGACCACTGTTTTGAGGTACGTGGCGATGGCTAAACGGTCTTCATCGGTGAGGTAGGCAAGGCTGTTGTGATTCACTTCAGCCATGGGTCCTGCAACGGTTCCGGCACGGTTAATCAGCTGGTTGTTCTTAAACACATCCGCCACTTCGATATGATTCGCTGATTCGAGTCCGTATTTAGTGATGTTTGGCGCCCAGTAACCATCGATGAACGCTCCAGTCAGATAATAGCGCTGCTTCGGTGCACCAAGCGGGTTGAGTGGTGTATGACACATGCTGCAGTGGCCCAGACCATCGACAATGTATCGACCACGGTTCCACTCCGGTGACTGTTCGGAGTCATAGGCAAAGGGTACGTCGTTTGGATAGAAAAAGAGCAGATTCCAGCCCCAGAGAGAAAAGCGCGCACCAGGCATGTTGAATGGGAAAGGCAGAGGACGGTTCTGCTGTTTAACCGCTGGTATGCTCATGAAGTATGCATACAAGGCACGTGCGTCATCATCGGTGATTTTTGAGAAATAGATGTACGGGAACACAGGGAAATAGTTTCGACCCTCAGGATCACGTCCCTTTTTCATGGCGCGGATGAAGTCTTCCTCTGTCCAGTTTCCAATACCGGTTTCTTTGTCGGGCGTAATATTGGGGCTGTAGAACGTGCCAAACGGTGTATTAAGCGGCAACCCTCCGGCAAAAGCGGGAGTTCCTGCTTCGATATTGGTATGACAGGCGATGCAGTCCCCCATTTTGGCAAGGTACTCGCCACGCTCTATCAGCGCCTTTTTATCCCCTTCTGCCGCCGGGGTTGGGGGATAAGCCGGATAGTATCCGTCAATCAACGGCTCGGATTTGACGGGTGATACGTCTTCTGCAGCAAATACCATGGCGCTGGCAGCCATGAGAATGACTGTCGCATATCCCAAAAATACGTTTTTTTTCAACAAAGAGCCCACGCTCCCTCCATTCCAATAGCCTCCAGGGCACCCATGGGCCTGAAAATATCCCGGCATTTTATACGCGAGAACGCACAACTGCAATCCACCGAGGCCTGCTTATCGCAAAAAGCGGGATAGAACTTGGAATGCATCCGG from the Legionella geestiana genome contains:
- the coxB gene encoding cytochrome c oxidase subunit II, which translates into the protein MGLFGTHAVYAQADTWQLNMYKGVTPISRDMYDLHMIAMAVCAVIGIIVFGVMIYSLIHHRKSRGYTPAKFHDNPRLEIFWAVIPFLILVALAVPATKILIRMEDNADSDVTIKVVGSQWKWQYQYLDQGIQFFSNLSTPYDQIQNRQDKGEWYLLEVDKPLVLPVHRKIRFLVTSTDVIHSWWVPELGVKRDAIPGFMYEAWAVIDKPGVYRGQCAELCGINHGFMPIVVQAVSEKDFETWVSAQTQVEDRYAAVEKEPEAQKTLSRAELINLGRDKYNQLCAACHKADGTGLPPLYPPLKGSSVAVGKPISRHIEMILNGIAGSAMQPYRDLLTDEEVAAIATYERNAWGNNTDDTIQAADVARVRQENTVAPTVVNKAKAGGLR
- a CDS encoding ribonuclease T2 family protein; this translates as MWRVPVVFLLAVSLRACAQDLTPPSDRCDLRPGMADAYVLALSWQPGFCETYGHGAGKKECLELSARGHAANHLVLHGLWPNQEACGIDYTFCGADMQTHHCDYARLPLNDATAQLLSVNMPSFSAGTCLERHEWYKHGSCQDSNVNDYFTRAAHFAEAVDATPIGVFLRQNRGRTVKAADFADAVDASFGKAYRSRVFIGCTSGVLVDVWLSLPMDTSSSKSLSEMVQEAPPFKRPSTCPSRFRISAFAPAPLAQTRNIL
- a CDS encoding c-type cytochrome, with the protein product MAASAMVFAAEDVSPVKSEPLIDGYYPAYPPTPAAEGDKKALIERGEYLAKMGDCIACHTNIEAGTPAFAGGLPLNTPFGTFYSPNITPDKETGIGNWTEEDFIRAMKKGRDPEGRNYFPVFPYIYFSKITDDDARALYAYFMSIPAVKQQNRPLPFPFNMPGARFSLWGWNLLFFYPNDVPFAYDSEQSPEWNRGRYIVDGLGHCSMCHTPLNPLGAPKQRYYLTGAFIDGYWAPNITKYGLESANHIEVADVFKNNQLINRAGTVAGPMAEVNHNSLAYLTDEDRLAIATYLKTVVSTETLGVTPSEQPPSLKRGKQVYLNACVVCHQEGVMAAPRIGDTANWFMRLKNNGLNGLYRHTIAGYNSMPVKGACVTCSDNDIISAVDYLLNKSLTRSEWRDLKAGGSEKFPVSGKAIYEEDCSACHKDGKLGAPKVGDREAWKPLIQQNMDVLIEKTINGEKHPKNGGCVHCTTGEVIEAIKYMVSQSKTEGNFSLW
- a CDS encoding cytochrome c oxidase subunit 3, with the translated sequence MAEHGTYYVPNPSHWPLVGSIGLLTTLVGAASWLHHDWYGPYVFALGLGVLIFMMFGWFGQVIYENEKGMYDLQVDRSFRWAMCWFIFSEVCFFGAFFGALFYTRFWTIPLLGGEMHPMTHYTLWSDFKATWPLLNNPNNQLFVGAEEAMGAWGLAAINTLILLTSGVTITWAHWALKMKKRHQLAVGMLLTIALGVLFLTLQAYEYHEAYTEMDLTLNAGIYGTTFFMLTGFHGLHVTIGTIMLIVILLRCLKGHFTPERHFAFEAVAWYWHFVDVVWLFLFIFVYWL
- a CDS encoding cytochrome c oxidase assembly protein, yielding MQPGARHGRLLLKLAVLVIGMFGFGFALVPIYNTLCKTLGINGKTGQQVALEAAHSVKMDAKRQVTVEFVATNNEGVQWTFYPETRKISVHPGEVARLSFYAENRTDHSMVVQAVPNVTPALAAKYLKKTECFCFTQQTLNGHEAMHMPLLFHLDPELPENIRTVTLSYTLFDVTHRK
- a CDS encoding GIN domain-containing protein, producing the protein MMVGPFVEKAVRFANAFAQTILMLCLGGMLLLAAGCTPKRHASEAQALPQTAVQATQTRPMPQFTRVQVNGRLNVRLRTGFSKPSVILHGDVRDISAVVTQVQNGVLSVSLQGGYPRLGPVSVEIRANTLNVFDYTGVGSITGDAVHSNGLELHIANPGRTTLKGRMNLRVLEVGGGGYVSIDGATSIYLHAILHGKSRVQMNGVVGLARLKVDGEGMFGLYWVRSRHLVIEERDKAFVQLAGIADRVEIELFDRAEFAGRYLRAMRTYVRTHDMATARISSTNHQHTLALDKSNIYYYNIPATRADFMAHEGSVLDMREWSEYADKNWDIYNR
- the ctaD gene encoding cytochrome c oxidase subunit I encodes the protein MSEAIHHTDAHHTDAHHGPEQGKGFFGFAKRWLFTTNHKDIGTLYLWLAMASFFIAGAMALVIRAELFQPGHRFVDPNFFNQMTTMHGLIMLFGVVMPAFTGMANWQIPMMIGAPDMALPRLNNWSFWLLPFAFALLGSTMFHSGGGPNFGWTMYAPLSTKYAPPSTDFMIFAVHMMGISSIMGSINIIATILNMRAPGMTLMKMPMFVWTWLITAFLLIAIMPVLAGAVTMMLADRHFGTSFFSAAGGGDPILFQHVFWFFGHPEVYVLVLPAFGVISEVIPAFSRKRLFGYHFMVYATAAIAILSFIVWVHHMFTTGVPLGAELFFMYATMLISVPTGVKVFNWVSTMFRGAMTFETPMLFAIAFVFLFTIGGFTGLMLSLVPADYQYQDTYFVVGHFHYVLVPGVIFSLMSATYFWLPKWTGHMYSETLGKWHFWLSVISVNITFFPMHFLGLAGMPRRIPDYALQFTNFNMIATVGAFIFGFSQLIFLYNVIRTVRGGKKVDAQVWEGAHGLEWTLSSPPPYHSFTTPPEVH